A window of Psychromonas sp. CNPT3 contains these coding sequences:
- a CDS encoding cation:proton antiporter family protein, protein MDHTLLLFIGTAFSFGMLINMTGLPPMVGFLIAGFALNYLGFEESQTLSTLAHLGVTLLLFSIGLKLNIRTLLKREVWGGASIQMFCSVLFYSLLLLIFKQLGLSFFNHLDTPGLILVAFLLSFSSTVFAVKILEAKSETNSLYGRIAIGMLIMQDIFAVLFLTISVGELPSIWAFGLFALPLLRPILFKLLDRAGHGELLVLYGVFLALGMGAGLFEYLGLEADLGALVAGMLLASHRTAKDMANALFNMKEIFLICFFLSIGLKGLPNIDHFMIAILLSCLLLGKTALYFFTLTKFNLRSRTSLFAAFSLANYSEFGLIVASLAYAKGWLSSDWLTITAIAVSLSFIISALLNKYSDPIYSHFTHSLKRFQSKRLHKDDRPVRVGDAQILVMGMGRIGVGAYDALKIHYGKKVMGVDYDHQTTIKHRKLGRRVITGDALDSDFWTKLQLTDNIKLILLAMPDHNGNRYAAEQLNKIDHYNFKVAALAHYKDDEKELHKLGVAPVFNMYEEAGSGFAHHVWAELADTLSEENALKETKNPNVNFEE, encoded by the coding sequence ATGGATCATACCCTACTACTTTTTATTGGTACCGCCTTTAGTTTTGGGATGCTTATTAATATGACAGGCCTACCTCCTATGGTGGGTTTCTTAATTGCAGGTTTCGCACTTAATTACTTAGGTTTTGAAGAAAGCCAAACACTCAGTACACTCGCCCATTTAGGCGTCACGTTATTACTATTTTCGATTGGTTTAAAACTCAATATTCGCACTCTTTTAAAAAGGGAAGTTTGGGGTGGTGCCAGTATTCAGATGTTTTGCAGTGTACTTTTTTACAGCCTACTTCTGCTTATTTTTAAACAACTTGGTTTAAGCTTTTTTAATCATTTAGACACCCCTGGTTTAATTTTAGTCGCCTTTTTACTTAGCTTCTCAAGTACTGTTTTTGCCGTGAAAATTCTTGAAGCCAAAAGTGAAACAAATTCACTTTATGGACGAATAGCTATTGGCATGTTGATCATGCAAGATATCTTCGCCGTGCTATTTTTAACCATTTCAGTGGGTGAGCTTCCCTCCATCTGGGCTTTTGGGCTTTTTGCCCTTCCTCTGTTGCGTCCTATTTTGTTTAAGTTACTTGATAGGGCCGGCCATGGGGAGTTATTGGTTTTATATGGTGTATTTTTAGCCTTAGGCATGGGCGCAGGTTTATTTGAATATTTAGGCTTAGAGGCCGATTTAGGCGCCCTTGTCGCAGGTATGCTACTCGCAAGCCATCGCACGGCTAAAGATATGGCCAATGCATTATTTAATATGAAAGAAATATTTTTAATTTGTTTCTTCTTAAGTATCGGCTTAAAAGGCCTCCCTAATATTGATCACTTTATGATAGCGATCCTGTTATCTTGCCTTTTATTGGGTAAAACAGCTTTGTATTTCTTTACGCTAACCAAATTCAATCTACGCTCTCGCACCTCTTTATTTGCGGCGTTTTCTCTTGCCAATTACAGTGAATTTGGACTCATTGTTGCATCCTTAGCTTATGCTAAAGGCTGGTTATCTTCCGATTGGCTCACCATCACCGCCATTGCGGTTTCACTCAGCTTTATTATTTCAGCCTTACTCAATAAATACTCAGATCCTATTTACAGTCACTTTACGCACTCTTTGAAACGCTTCCAATCCAAACGTTTACATAAAGATGATCGTCCTGTACGGGTAGGTGATGCTCAAATATTGGTAATGGGTATGGGCCGTATTGGCGTCGGTGCATATGATGCCTTAAAAATACATTATGGAAAAAAAGTCATGGGGGTCGATTATGATCACCAAACGACTATCAAGCATCGAAAATTAGGGAGACGCGTGATCACCGGCGATGCACTCGACTCTGATTTTTGGACTAAATTACAGCTCACGGATAACATTAAACTGATATTACTGGCAATGCCGGATCATAACGGTAATCGTTACGCCGCCGAGCAATTAAACAAAATAGATCATTATAATTTTAAAGTTGCCGCATTAGCGCACTATAAAGACGATGAAAAAGAATTACATAAACTCGGTGTTGCCCCAGTGTTTAATATGTATGAAGAGGCGGGTTCTGGATTTGCTCACCATGTATGGGCAGAGCTTGCCGACACGTTAAGTGAAGAAAACGCCCTTAAAGAGACTAAAAATCCAAATGTTAATTTTGAAGAATAA
- the yfaE gene encoding class I ribonucleotide reductase maintenance protein YfaE: MTFICTINKQHYLFDKQKSLLENLEAHALSPEFQCRDGHCGACRCLLIKGQVNYPNIPLVYLRNNEILTCCSRADANIEIAL; this comes from the coding sequence ATGACTTTCATCTGCACAATTAATAAGCAACACTACCTTTTTGATAAGCAAAAAAGCTTACTTGAAAACTTAGAAGCGCATGCACTCAGCCCTGAGTTCCAATGTCGAGATGGACATTGTGGTGCATGCCGCTGTTTGCTTATTAAAGGCCAAGTTAACTATCCAAATATCCCCCTTGTTTATTTACGTAACAATGAGATTTTAACCTGTTGCAGCCGAGCAGATGCAAACATAGAAATAGCATTATAG